A region of the Sodalis ligni genome:
ACGTCCGGATTGATGGGAACCTCGCGCCAGCCGATGATGGACAGCGTTTCGTTTTGCAGTTCCTCTTCCATTATCTTCCGGCTGGCGCGGGCTTCCTCCTCATCCTGGCTGAGGAAAATCATGCCCACCGCATAGTTCTTGGCCAAACGCCAGCCGCGCTCTTGCGCCACCATGCGGTAGAACCGATCCGGTTTTTGCAACAGCAGGCCGCAGCCGTCGCCGGTCTTGCCGTCGGCCAGGATCGCGCCGCGATGCTGCATACGGGCCAGCGCATGAATTGCAGTACGCACCACTTTATGGCTGGGCTCGCCTTCGATATGGGCAATCAGGCCGAAGCCGCAGTTGTCTTTTACTTGGGATTCATCGTACAACATATTCATGGACCTCCCCAGGCTCCAGGTGACTCTTACAACCTACTGCGAACAGGCGTATCGATATCGAGCGGCAGCGGATCAAACGCGTCAACACGCTGTTTTACCGCTGGCCCGCTCCGCGAAAACCTTATCGTGGCGGTCTTACTCATGATAAACGACTTGCTTTAAGAAGGAATCTCATTAACTGCATAATTATGACGCGTCGTCAGCCCCGCCGGAATTCTTCCAACGGCCTTCCAAATTAACGAGAAACACCACGCAGGTCAAATATGCCCGGCGACCGTCCCGGTTAGAGCCAAAACACGATTAACCATATGATTAAAAATAACTTAATAGCTATTTAATAAGCATTATCCCTGCAAATCATCCCCTGCCAATCATGCGCTGTCGCACTATAGTGCAGCCATTGGATCTCTGCACCATGCTAGGGCGGACACCTTTAATAGCAGGATATGCTGATATGGAGTGTTTTTGCCCATTATGTCTCTGTTTTTACAAATTAGTGACTATTTGAATAAGCCACCCGGCTCGAATAAGAAATATTAATCATAGCAGGTATGATTTATTTCTCATTATTATTGCATAATTATGCTTCTTTGGCGGCGGCTGCAAGGGGCTTTGATCGATATCATCATGCAAAGATGATAATTCCGCTAGCATTAACGGCCATACCCGAACCGGATGTAAAGAATATGCAGTTGCCGCAAGTAGTCAATATGTTTGGCGGGGATCTTTTGCGCCGTTATGGACAGAAGGTCTATAAACTCTCGCTGCATGGCGGGTTTAGCTGTCCCAACCGTGACGGGACCCTGGGCCGGGGCGGCTGTACTTTTTGCAATGTTGCCTCGTTTGCCGATGAAAATCGGCAATTCCTGAGCGTGGCCGAGCAGTTCGCCGAACAGACAGGCCGTATCGATCGGGCAAAACGCTACCTGGCCTATTTCCAGGCCTATACCAGTACTTATGCAGAAGTGCGCGAACTCGATCGGCTCTACCGGCAGGCCTTGGCACAGGCGGATATCGTCGGTATTTGTATCGGCACCCGTCCCGACTGCGTCCCGCCGGCGGTGCTGGATTTACTGGCGGAATACCGGCAGCAGGGGTATGAAGTCTGGCTGGAACTGGGGTTGCAAAGCGCACAGGATAAAACTCTGCACCGGATCAATCGCGGTCATGATTTCGCCTGCTACCAGCGCACCGCCGTCCTGGCCCGCCAGCGGGGACTGCAAGTGTGCGCCCATTTGATCATAGGTTTGCCGGGAGAAGACATCACCCACAACCGGGATACGCTGGAAAAGGTATTGGCCGCCGGGGTAGACGGCCTGAAACTGCACCCGCTGCTGGTGGTGGAGGGCAGCACCATGGCGGCCGCCTGGCGGGCGGGGCGGTTACCGGTGTTGACGCTGGAACACTACACTGCCCTGGCCGGCGAATTGATCCGCCGCACACCGCCTGAGGTGCTGTTTCACCGCATCAGCGCCAGCGCCCGCCGTCCGACGCTGCTTGCACCGTTATGGTGCGAAAACACGTTCACCGGCATGAATGCCATCTATCAAGACC
Encoded here:
- a CDS encoding TIGR01212 family radical SAM protein (This family includes YhcC from E. coli K-12, an uncharacterized radical SAM protein.); the encoded protein is MQLPQVVNMFGGDLLRRYGQKVYKLSLHGGFSCPNRDGTLGRGGCTFCNVASFADENRQFLSVAEQFAEQTGRIDRAKRYLAYFQAYTSTYAEVRELDRLYRQALAQADIVGICIGTRPDCVPPAVLDLLAEYRQQGYEVWLELGLQSAQDKTLHRINRGHDFACYQRTAVLARQRGLQVCAHLIIGLPGEDITHNRDTLEKVLAAGVDGLKLHPLLVVEGSTMAAAWRAGRLPVLTLEHYTALAGELIRRTPPEVLFHRISASARRPTLLAPLWCENTFTGMNAIYQDLLANGPQGAALGTPYQGMKPRLS